Within Amedibacterium intestinale, the genomic segment TTTTATCACCATGTATTATTTTACCATAAAAAATCTTTTGTTCATCACTGGATTTCACAAATACAAAAAGAGTACAGACTTCTATAACATAAACCTTATAAAAGTCTGTACAAATACTTATTTTCCACTTACGGCTATATTCGCAAACAAAATACTTGGAGTTCCAATTCCAGATAAATTCATCTTGCAATCATTTCCCACCATAGAAATATGATTCATCATATCCATGAAATTTCCTGCTATGGTAAATAAATTGATCGGTTTTACAATTTTTCCATGTTCTACATAATAACCGCTGGACTGTAAAGAAAATTCTGTAGAAATTGGATTTAACCCTGCATGCAGCCCAGTAATAGAAGTTACGATAATTCCCTTATCCATAGAAGCAATCATGGCTTCATAACTATGTTTCCCATTTTGAATATAGAAATTGGTTGGCGAAATACCTACAGCAGAGCTATATCCTCCTTTAAAACCATTCCCAGTTGAAGCTGTATGCATCATCATAGCAGATTTACTGTTATGAAGATACGTTTTTAAAACTCCATTTTCTACAACCGTTTTCTTAAAGCAGGCAACACCTTCATCATCAAATGGTGCGCTATTATAACCATTTTCCATCAAAGGGTCATCAATGATCGTTATTTTATCATCAAATATTTTTGTATCCTGTTTATCTTTTAATAAAGAGATACCTTTAAATGCATCTTCTCCATCAAACAAGCCACTTAAAGCCGTAAACAAACTAGACATGGCTTCCTTTTCCATCAACACTGGATACATACCACTTTCAACCGTATCCGCATGAAGTTTGGATATAACTTTATCACATAAGTTTTGACAGAAGGCTTCTACATCCACATCTTCTAAAGAAGATAGTGTGCACCAGTCATACTCACTTTTCGCATCTTCTCCATCTTTTGCCAATACCTGCATGCTTATAACACTGACACTGTCATGATCATCAAGTATCATACCTTTGGTATTACAGATACTTCTTGTAACATCAATTTCTGCATAGGAAGTTCCCATGACCTGTGAAATACGCGCATCCATAGAAAGAAGTGTTTTTTCCATCTGTTTCAACAAATCGATTTTTTTCGTATTTTCCATTGTTAAAAGCGTATTTTCTTTACGTTTTACTGTTGGATAAGAAGAAGCAGGCATCATAATTTCCACTTTATCTTCACTGGAAATCGTTTGCGCATTGCGCTTGATCATTTCCAGTACGCTTTCCATTTCTTCCTCTCTCACTTCTTCTAAAAAACAGTTTCCCATTTTTCCATTATATACGCCGCGCATTGCGATTCCATCACAATCTGATATCGTATAAGAATCAACTTTTTGTTCGTACACTTCAATTGATGTTGACGTATGTCTTTGTTCATAAATTTCAAATTCTTCTAATCCAGCTTTTTTCGCTGCTTCCATCCAAGCCTGTTTATTCATTTGCACTTCCTCCTTCCTTTCCACCTACAATCATATCCTGCACACGTAAAGGAGGCTGTCCAACATCGGTAGGAATCGATCCACTGCTTGCCCCGCACATTCCCTGTGCACGAAGAAGATCACTTCCTACCATATCAATTTTCATCAATACATCTGCACCATTTCCAATTAAAGTAGCACCTTTTACAGGCTTTGTAATTTTTCCATCAACGATTAAATATCCTTCATTAACCGCAAAGTTAAAATCACCGGTACTAGGATCAACACTACCTCCACCCATACGTTTCGCATAAAGTCCATAAGATGTCTTTTTGATCATATCTTCCAAAGTATCTTTTCCAGGGGCAATAAACGTATTCGTCATACGAGAAGTAGTTTCATATTTATAAGATTCTCTACGAGAACTAGAAGTAGATTCCATTCCCATACGTTTTCCATTTAACGTATCTACCAGATAGCTTTTTAAAATTCCATTTTCGATAAGAACTCTTCTTTTCTGGAAATTTCCTTCATCATCAATATTGCTGGAACCCCAGGCATTTGGAATCGTCCCATCATCAATCGCTGTTACACAGTCACTGGCTATTTTTTGATTTAGCTTGCTGCTAAACACAGACTGTCCTTTTGAAACTGCACTGGCTTCCAAAGAATGCCCGCATGCCTCATGGAAAATAACACCACCAAAACCATTGTCCATGATAACCGGCATCGTTCCACTTGGACAATCATCTGCATAAAGCATTGCCATGGCAATACGTGCTGCTTCTTTTCCTGTTTCTTCTGGAATCGCTTCCTCATAAAACTCCATTCCTTTGCTGGCACCTGGAGAGCATGTTCCCGTTTCTAATAAGTCTCCATCAGATGCAATCGCATTCACTGCCATTCTTGTATGAATACGTGTATCCTGAATATATTTTCCATCACTATTCGCAATTGCCACATGCTGCTCTTCATCAATTAAACTAGCCATTACTTTACTGATATGTTCATCATATGCTTTGGCCGCATCATTGGCACGTTTCAACAATTCCACTTTTTTATCCATTGGATACTCTTTTGGATAAATTTTAACTGGATGCTGATTTTCATATACAACTTCTTCTAATGTTACCTGTTTTTGTACAGGATTTCCTTCCACTGCCATAGATAGTTTTTTCGCAAATTCCACTAAATTTTCTTCTGTTAAATCATTTGTATATGCGTAAACAGATTCAAATCCATGATAGATACGAAGTCCAATTCCACGAACTACTCCGCTATTTACATTTTCTACGATTCCATTCAACATAGAAATACCATTTTTATATTTCTTTTCTTCAAAGATTTCCGCAAAATCTCCACCAGTAGATAAAGCGATTTCCAAAACCTTTTCTAATATTTCTTTTTTCAGCATACTTTTCACCTCTTACGCTAAGTATACTCTTCTTCATCCTTTAAAACAACAAAGAACACTTATAACATTATAATAATATTGAAAACCTCCATTTATTCATGATGTGTATTTGGTTTTCTTCATATACAAAAAAGTTAGTTTTTCCAAAAAAATCTTATTGTGACTTTTCAACTAAATTCATCAATTCTTCTACATCTGATATTTCCTCAAGTATCAAGGTTTCTCCCATATACAAATACTTCTATTTTTCATGAAATAAACTTAACTGTACATGGTTTTGTTTCATTTCAAATGTAGTTACATATTCAAAGATTTTTTTATTGTTATGGATAATTCCATTTTCCTCGCATAACTGATGAAATAATTTCATTAAATGCAAACTATTTGGACTATCAATTTCATACTGCATCCCATATGTTTTTATATATTTTTCTTTCATGTGTGGAAACAATTTATCCAATTGCTCATAAAAATATTCTCTGTTTCCTTCTCGAAGTGTTAACCCCATACCAAAGCAAACAATTCCATACACCTTTGCTTCTATACAATACTGAAGAATCCCTTTTATATTTTCCTCTGTATCATTAATAAAAGGAAGAATTGGACAAAGCCATACAACAGTAGGTATTCCTTCTTCATGTAATCTTTTTAAAACTTCGACTCTTTCTTTTGTCGTACTAACATTTGGTTCAATTTTCTTACACAAATCCTCATCATACGTTGTCAATGTCATTTGCACAACACACTTTGTCTGTTCATTAATTGCCTTTAACAAATCTAAATCTTGTAAGATTCGATTCGACTTTGTAAGTAAGCTCATCCCATATCCATATTGATTTGCTAAAGACAAAGCTTTTCGAACATTTCTGATCTTTGTTTCAAGAGGAATATAAGGATCACTCATTGCCCCCATTCCTAACATACATTTTTTACGCTTTCTTCTTAATGTGTTT encodes:
- a CDS encoding TldD/PmbA family protein, producing the protein MLKKEILEKVLEIALSTGGDFAEIFEEKKYKNGISMLNGIVENVNSGVVRGIGLRIYHGFESVYAYTNDLTEENLVEFAKKLSMAVEGNPVQKQVTLEEVVYENQHPVKIYPKEYPMDKKVELLKRANDAAKAYDEHISKVMASLIDEEQHVAIANSDGKYIQDTRIHTRMAVNAIASDGDLLETGTCSPGASKGMEFYEEAIPEETGKEAARIAMAMLYADDCPSGTMPVIMDNGFGGVIFHEACGHSLEASAVSKGQSVFSSKLNQKIASDCVTAIDDGTIPNAWGSSNIDDEGNFQKRRVLIENGILKSYLVDTLNGKRMGMESTSSSRRESYKYETTSRMTNTFIAPGKDTLEDMIKKTSYGLYAKRMGGGSVDPSTGDFNFAVNEGYLIVDGKITKPVKGATLIGNGADVLMKIDMVGSDLLRAQGMCGASSGSIPTDVGQPPLRVQDMIVGGKEGGSANE
- a CDS encoding SPL family radical SAM protein, which codes for MHYVKVKGILSSSNGMNLYRGCSHGCIYCDARSKCYHMEHDFEDIEVKENAIVLLENTLRRKRKKCMLGMGAMSDPYIPLETKIRNVRKALSLANQYGYGMSLLTKSNRILQDLDLLKAINEQTKCVVQMTLTTYDEDLCKKIEPNVSTTKERVEVLKRLHEEGIPTVVWLCPILPFINDTEENIKGILQYCIEAKVYGIVCFGMGLTLREGNREYFYEQLDKLFPHMKEKYIKTYGMQYEIDSPNSLHLMKLFHQLCEENGIIHNNKKIFEYVTTFEMKQNHVQLSLFHEK
- a CDS encoding TldD/PmbA family protein; the protein is MNKQAWMEAAKKAGLEEFEIYEQRHTSTSIEVYEQKVDSYTISDCDGIAMRGVYNGKMGNCFLEEVREEEMESVLEMIKRNAQTISSEDKVEIMMPASSYPTVKRKENTLLTMENTKKIDLLKQMEKTLLSMDARISQVMGTSYAEIDVTRSICNTKGMILDDHDSVSVISMQVLAKDGEDAKSEYDWCTLSSLEDVDVEAFCQNLCDKVISKLHADTVESGMYPVLMEKEAMSSLFTALSGLFDGEDAFKGISLLKDKQDTKIFDDKITIIDDPLMENGYNSAPFDDEGVACFKKTVVENGVLKTYLHNSKSAMMMHTASTGNGFKGGYSSAVGISPTNFYIQNGKHSYEAMIASMDKGIIVTSITGLHAGLNPISTEFSLQSSGYYVEHGKIVKPINLFTIAGNFMDMMNHISMVGNDCKMNLSGIGTPSILFANIAVSGK